Proteins from a single region of Chryseobacterium sp. W4I1:
- a CDS encoding 1-acyl-sn-glycerol-3-phosphate acyltransferase: MRKLIGKLMLKMLGWKVVLQGDAKSLERCILVVAPHTHNMEYLLGNLAYWSLGKPLKIIIKDAHTKAWYGGIVKGLGGIGIDRSQKNDLVNFVAKQFEKENFSLVITPEGTRSWVPKWRKGFYHMALAAKVPIVLAAGDFKRNIVYLGYTIPYERIASVPFSEIMEEIQNYYIKNDIGPKIPANWNPNIMGTGNEEATSN; the protein is encoded by the coding sequence ATGAGAAAACTGATAGGTAAACTGATGTTAAAGATGCTGGGCTGGAAAGTCGTTCTTCAGGGCGATGCAAAAAGCCTGGAAAGATGTATTCTGGTGGTAGCGCCACATACCCACAACATGGAATACCTGTTGGGAAATCTTGCCTATTGGTCTCTGGGAAAACCTTTGAAAATCATCATCAAAGATGCCCATACAAAAGCATGGTATGGAGGAATTGTAAAAGGACTTGGAGGAATCGGGATCGACAGGAGCCAGAAGAATGATCTAGTAAATTTTGTAGCTAAACAGTTTGAAAAAGAAAACTTCAGCCTTGTAATCACTCCGGAAGGCACCAGAAGCTGGGTTCCGAAATGGAGAAAAGGATTCTATCATATGGCATTGGCAGCAAAAGTTCCTATCGTTTTGGCAGCCGGTGATTTCAAAAGAAATATCGTTTACCTGGGGTACACGATCCCTTACGAAAGAATTGCTTCCGTTCCTTTTTCTGAGATCATGGAGGAAATCCAGAATTATTATATCAAAAATGATATCGGGCCTAAAATCCCTGCCAACTGGAACCCCAATATTATGGGAACAGGCAACGAAGAAGCAACTAGCAACTAG
- a CDS encoding PaaI family thioesterase has product MKGQTKEELLTFLNSWGNGVTLAKTLEIQFIDIDVENETLTATMPVQPKVHQPFGILHGGASCVLAETLGSSLSNIFIDGNKYYGVGTNINSNHLKSKKDGIVTATARFIRKGKTMHVSEIEIRDEKGVLINHTTMTNNIILK; this is encoded by the coding sequence ATGAAAGGTCAGACTAAAGAAGAGCTCCTTACGTTTCTAAACAGCTGGGGAAACGGTGTAACATTAGCAAAAACACTCGAAATACAATTCATCGATATTGATGTCGAAAATGAGACACTTACCGCTACAATGCCTGTTCAGCCAAAGGTACACCAACCTTTCGGTATTCTGCATGGAGGAGCAAGCTGTGTGCTCGCAGAAACTTTAGGGTCAAGCCTGTCTAATATTTTTATTGACGGAAATAAATATTACGGTGTAGGAACGAATATCAACTCCAATCATCTTAAAAGTAAAAAAGACGGTATTGTAACGGCTACAGCCCGTTTTATCAGAAAAGGAAAGACGATGCATGTTTCAGAAATTGAAATCAGGGATGAAAAAGGAGTACTCATTAACCATACCACAATGACGAACAATATTATTCTGAAATAG